A part of Gossypium hirsutum isolate 1008001.06 chromosome A07, Gossypium_hirsutum_v2.1, whole genome shotgun sequence genomic DNA contains:
- the LOC107960039 gene encoding mitochondrial uncoupling protein 2 isoform X2, giving the protein MVANEAIFLITQFHTYIYISCFSFSFPLSLLLNQLFFPFFYWPRSQLPISHLRFLMADLKFSFAETFLCSAFAACFAEFCTIPLDTAKVRLQLQKKAVGDEVNLPKYRGLLGTMATIAKEERLSALWKGIVAGLHRQCIYGGLRIGLYEPVKTLLVGADYVGDIPLYQKIIAALLTGALAITVANPTDLVKVRLQAEGKFPAGIARRYYGTLDAYYTIVREEGLAALWTGLGPNIARNAIVNAAELASYDQVKQTILKIPGFSDNVLTHLLAGLGAGFFAVCIGSPIDVVKSRMMGDSGYKNTLDCFIRTLRNEGFLAFYKGFVPNFTRLGSWNVVMFLTLEQAKKAFRGELYYD; this is encoded by the exons ATGGTTGCGAATGAAGCCATTTTTTTAATTACCCagtttcatacatatatatatatatcttgcttttcattttcttttcctctttcacTGTTACTCAACcaacttttttttccctttttttattggCCCAGATCTCAGCTACCCATTTCTCATCTTCGGTTCCTAATGGCAGATCTTAAGTTTTCTTTCGCTGAAACTTTTCTTTGTAGTGCTTTTGCTGCTTGTTTTGCTGAG TTCTGTACCATTCCTTTGGATACTGCCAAAGTCAGACTCCAGCTCCAGAAGAAAGCAGTTGGTGATGAAgttaatttaccaaaatataggGGCTTGTTGGGTACCATGGCTACCATTGCTAAGGAAGAAAGATTATCAGCACTTTGGAAAGGAATAGTTGCTGGTTTACATCGCCAATGCATTTATGGAGGTCTAAGGATCGGGTTATATGAACCT GTCAAAACACTATTAGTTGGTGCTGATTATGTTGGTGATATTCCGTTATACCAAAAAATTATAGCAGCTCTATTGACTG GTGCTCTAGCTATTACAGTTGCTAATCCAACTGATCTTGTCAAAGTTCGGCTGCAAGCTGAAGGAAAATTTCCAGCTGGGATTGCTAGGCGTTATTATGGGACTTTGGATGCATACTACACCATAGTTAGAGAA GAAGGACTAGCAGCACTGTGGACTGGGCTTGGTCCCAACATTGCACGAAATGCCATTGTAAATGCTGCTGAACTAGCCAGTTATGATCAAGTGAAACag ACAATTTTGAAGATTCCCGGATTCTCAGACAATGTCCTAACACATCTTCTGGCAGGTCTTGGTGCAGGTTTCTTTGCAGTCTGTATTGGTTCTCCAATTGATGTG GTAAAATCAAGAATGATGGGAGACTCTGGCTACAAAAACACTCTTGATTGTTTCATTAGAACTTTGAGGAATGAG GGATTCCTTGCCTTTTATAAGGGGTTTGTTCCTAATTTTACTCGGCTGGGATCTTGGAACGTGGTTATGTTCTTGACTCTTGAGCAA GCCAAGAAAGCTTTCCGGggggaattatattatgattga
- the LOC107960039 gene encoding mitochondrial uncoupling protein 2 isoform X1, which translates to MADLKFSFAETFLCSAFAACFAEFCTIPLDTAKVRLQLQKKAVGDEVNLPKYRGLLGTMATIAKEERLSALWKGIVAGLHRQCIYGGLRIGLYEPVKTLLVGADYVGDIPLYQKIIAALLTGALAITVANPTDLVKVRLQAEGKFPAGIARRYYGTLDAYYTIVREEGLAALWTGLGPNIARNAIVNAAELASYDQVKQTILKIPGFSDNVLTHLLAGLGAGFFAVCIGSPIDVVKSRMMGDSGYKNTLDCFIRTLRNEGFLAFYKGFVPNFTRLGSWNVVMFLTLEQAKKAFRGELYYD; encoded by the exons ATGGCAGATCTTAAGTTTTCTTTCGCTGAAACTTTTCTTTGTAGTGCTTTTGCTGCTTGTTTTGCTGAG TTCTGTACCATTCCTTTGGATACTGCCAAAGTCAGACTCCAGCTCCAGAAGAAAGCAGTTGGTGATGAAgttaatttaccaaaatataggGGCTTGTTGGGTACCATGGCTACCATTGCTAAGGAAGAAAGATTATCAGCACTTTGGAAAGGAATAGTTGCTGGTTTACATCGCCAATGCATTTATGGAGGTCTAAGGATCGGGTTATATGAACCT GTCAAAACACTATTAGTTGGTGCTGATTATGTTGGTGATATTCCGTTATACCAAAAAATTATAGCAGCTCTATTGACTG GTGCTCTAGCTATTACAGTTGCTAATCCAACTGATCTTGTCAAAGTTCGGCTGCAAGCTGAAGGAAAATTTCCAGCTGGGATTGCTAGGCGTTATTATGGGACTTTGGATGCATACTACACCATAGTTAGAGAA GAAGGACTAGCAGCACTGTGGACTGGGCTTGGTCCCAACATTGCACGAAATGCCATTGTAAATGCTGCTGAACTAGCCAGTTATGATCAAGTGAAACag ACAATTTTGAAGATTCCCGGATTCTCAGACAATGTCCTAACACATCTTCTGGCAGGTCTTGGTGCAGGTTTCTTTGCAGTCTGTATTGGTTCTCCAATTGATGTG GTAAAATCAAGAATGATGGGAGACTCTGGCTACAAAAACACTCTTGATTGTTTCATTAGAACTTTGAGGAATGAG GGATTCCTTGCCTTTTATAAGGGGTTTGTTCCTAATTTTACTCGGCTGGGATCTTGGAACGTGGTTATGTTCTTGACTCTTGAGCAA GCCAAGAAAGCTTTCCGGggggaattatattatgattga
- the LOC107960039 gene encoding mitochondrial uncoupling protein 2 isoform X3 encodes MATIAKEERLSALWKGIVAGLHRQCIYGGLRIGLYEPVKTLLVGADYVGDIPLYQKIIAALLTGALAITVANPTDLVKVRLQAEGKFPAGIARRYYGTLDAYYTIVREEGLAALWTGLGPNIARNAIVNAAELASYDQVKQTILKIPGFSDNVLTHLLAGLGAGFFAVCIGSPIDVVKSRMMGDSGYKNTLDCFIRTLRNEGFLAFYKGFVPNFTRLGSWNVVMFLTLEQAKKAFRGELYYD; translated from the exons ATGGCTACCATTGCTAAGGAAGAAAGATTATCAGCACTTTGGAAAGGAATAGTTGCTGGTTTACATCGCCAATGCATTTATGGAGGTCTAAGGATCGGGTTATATGAACCT GTCAAAACACTATTAGTTGGTGCTGATTATGTTGGTGATATTCCGTTATACCAAAAAATTATAGCAGCTCTATTGACTG GTGCTCTAGCTATTACAGTTGCTAATCCAACTGATCTTGTCAAAGTTCGGCTGCAAGCTGAAGGAAAATTTCCAGCTGGGATTGCTAGGCGTTATTATGGGACTTTGGATGCATACTACACCATAGTTAGAGAA GAAGGACTAGCAGCACTGTGGACTGGGCTTGGTCCCAACATTGCACGAAATGCCATTGTAAATGCTGCTGAACTAGCCAGTTATGATCAAGTGAAACag ACAATTTTGAAGATTCCCGGATTCTCAGACAATGTCCTAACACATCTTCTGGCAGGTCTTGGTGCAGGTTTCTTTGCAGTCTGTATTGGTTCTCCAATTGATGTG GTAAAATCAAGAATGATGGGAGACTCTGGCTACAAAAACACTCTTGATTGTTTCATTAGAACTTTGAGGAATGAG GGATTCCTTGCCTTTTATAAGGGGTTTGTTCCTAATTTTACTCGGCTGGGATCTTGGAACGTGGTTATGTTCTTGACTCTTGAGCAA GCCAAGAAAGCTTTCCGGggggaattatattatgattga
- the LOC107960040 gene encoding probable ribonuclease P/MRP protein subunit POP5 has translation MVGFKNRYMVMEVLLDPNKEISGDDPIVVTQFNISKAIKDSILVNFGECGLASSLGSFQVKYVNPITKLCVIRVSRDEYQKIWSSISMVRRIGNCPVLFNLLDLSGNIKACKTAALKCDELKFEQYKLMVGARLSADVTQHMKNCLEKIRILEH, from the exons ATGGTAGGATTTAAGAACAGATACATGGTTATGGAGGTATTGTTGGATCCAAATAAAGAAATTTCAGGGGATGACCCCATTGTAGTTACCCAATTTAACATATCAAAAGCAATCAAAGATAGCATTCTTGTCAACTTCGGTGAATGTGGTCTAGCTTCTTCGCTCGGATCTTTCCAAG TTAAATACGTCAATCCGATTACAAAGCTGTGTGTTATCAGAGTTTCAAGAGATGAATACCAAAAAATTTGGTCTTCAATAAGCATGGTTAGGAGAATTGGGAATTGTCCTGTGCTATTTAATTTGCTGGATCTTAGTG GTAATATAAAGGCATGTAAAACTGCTGCCTTGAAGTGCGATGAATTAAAATTCGAGCAGTACAAGCTTATGGTTGGAGCACGGCTCTCGGCTGATGTCACCCAGCACATGAAAAACTGTCTTGAGAAGATCAGAATTTTAGAACACTAA
- the LOC107960042 gene encoding calmodulin-binding receptor-like cytoplasmic kinase 1 isoform X2, with the protein MKKALHPTMIRQDSSSLHDQHKPRAKNYFKVVSRKLAAVFTALLSGKRKKGSIDVNKTQKNNTRVKRISYQSTVSDVRSSAGFKSFGSYGSSSSMSGHITTPSFSFEDICKATVNFSPENKIGEGGFGTVYKGRLKDGSLVAVKRAKKDKYDQGLPQQFKNEILTLSKIEHLNLVRLFGYLEHKDEQIIVVEYVGNGNLREHLDGVRGNGLEIAERLDIAIDVAHAITYLHTYTDPPIIHRDIKASNILITEKLRAKVADFGFARLATEDPTATHISTQVKGTAGYVDPEYTRTYQLTDKSDVYSFGVLLVELMTGRYPIESKKPVKERVTIRWAMKRLKEGEFVIAMDPKLRRSPASNMVVENVLKLAHQCLAPVRQSRPTMKKCVEVLWGIRKDYKDRVSSTTAASTSHCSANFPYRNAKSDRHLFGIQEGDSYGFISA; encoded by the exons ATGAAGAAAGCATTGCATCCAACTATGATCCGACAAGATTCCAGTTCTCTCCATGATCAGCATAAACCTCGTGCTAAGAACTACTTCAAAGTTGTATCAAGGAAACTAGCTGCAGTTTTCACAGCATTATTGTCTGGGAAAAGAAAAAAGGGTAGTATTGATGTCAACAAGACGCAAAAAAATAACACCCGAGTCAAAAGAATTTcct ATCAATCGACAGTGAGCGATGTAAGGAGCTCAGCTGGATTCAAGTCTTTTGGTTCTTATGGTTCTTCCAGTTCTATGAGCGGACATATCACAACACCCAGTTTCTCCTTCGAAGATATCTGTAAGGCAACTGTAAATTTTTCTCCCGAAAATAAAATTGGGGAAGGTGGGTTTGGAACAGTTTATAAAGGGAGGCTCAAGGATGGATCTCTTGTTGCTGTAAAGCGTGCGAAAAAG GACAAGTATGACCAGGGCTTACCACAACAGTTCAAGAATGAAATACTTACATTATCGAAGATCGAACATCTGAATTTAGTAAGGTTATTTGGATATCTGGAGCACAAAGACGAGCAAATTATCGTGGTTGAATATGTTGGAAATGGGAATCTCCGAGAACATCTTGATG GTGTAAGGGGAAATGGGCTTGAAATTGCGGAACGTCTGGACATTGCGATCGATGTTGCCCATGCAATTACCTATCTTCATACGTACACAG ATCCTCCTATAATACATAGAGACATAAAAGCATCAAATATCCTTATCACGGAGAAACTCCGGGCGAAAGTGGCGGACTTTGGATTCGCACGACTTGCTACAGAGGATCCCACCGCAACCCACATCTCGACTCAAGTCAAAGGAACTGCAGGCTATGTGGATCCTGAATACACCAGAACTTATCAGCTCACTGACAAAAGCGATGTATACTCCTTTGGTGTATTGCTTGTGGAATTGATGACCGGAAGATATCCAATTGAATCAAAGAAACCGGTCAAGGAACGAGTAACCATACGATGG GCAATGAAGAGATTAAAGGAAGGGGAATTTGTGATAGCGATGGACCCAAAGCTAAGGAGAAGTCCAGCTTCAAACATGGTGGTTGAGAATGTCCTGAAACTGGCACACCAATGCCTTGCACCAGTGAGACAATCCAGGCCAACCATGAAGAAATGTGTGGAGGTCTTGTGGGGAATTCGTAAAGATTACAAAGATAGAGTGTCTTCTACTACTGCTGCTTCTACCTCTCACTGTTCTGCAAATTTTCCTTATAGAAATGCTAAGTCTGACAGGCATTTGTTTGGAATACAAGAGGGTGACAGCTATGGTTTTATTTCTGCATAA
- the LOC107960042 gene encoding calmodulin-binding receptor-like cytoplasmic kinase 1 isoform X1 gives MKKALHPTMIRQDSSSLHDQHKPRAKNYFKVVSRKLAAVFTALLSGKRKKGSIDVNKTQKNNTRVKRISFSTSTDQSTVSDVRSSAGFKSFGSYGSSSSMSGHITTPSFSFEDICKATVNFSPENKIGEGGFGTVYKGRLKDGSLVAVKRAKKDKYDQGLPQQFKNEILTLSKIEHLNLVRLFGYLEHKDEQIIVVEYVGNGNLREHLDGVRGNGLEIAERLDIAIDVAHAITYLHTYTDPPIIHRDIKASNILITEKLRAKVADFGFARLATEDPTATHISTQVKGTAGYVDPEYTRTYQLTDKSDVYSFGVLLVELMTGRYPIESKKPVKERVTIRWAMKRLKEGEFVIAMDPKLRRSPASNMVVENVLKLAHQCLAPVRQSRPTMKKCVEVLWGIRKDYKDRVSSTTAASTSHCSANFPYRNAKSDRHLFGIQEGDSYGFISA, from the exons ATGAAGAAAGCATTGCATCCAACTATGATCCGACAAGATTCCAGTTCTCTCCATGATCAGCATAAACCTCGTGCTAAGAACTACTTCAAAGTTGTATCAAGGAAACTAGCTGCAGTTTTCACAGCATTATTGTCTGGGAAAAGAAAAAAGGGTAGTATTGATGTCAACAAGACGCAAAAAAATAACACCCGAGTCAAAAGAATTTcct TCTCTACTTCAACAGATCAATCGACAGTGAGCGATGTAAGGAGCTCAGCTGGATTCAAGTCTTTTGGTTCTTATGGTTCTTCCAGTTCTATGAGCGGACATATCACAACACCCAGTTTCTCCTTCGAAGATATCTGTAAGGCAACTGTAAATTTTTCTCCCGAAAATAAAATTGGGGAAGGTGGGTTTGGAACAGTTTATAAAGGGAGGCTCAAGGATGGATCTCTTGTTGCTGTAAAGCGTGCGAAAAAG GACAAGTATGACCAGGGCTTACCACAACAGTTCAAGAATGAAATACTTACATTATCGAAGATCGAACATCTGAATTTAGTAAGGTTATTTGGATATCTGGAGCACAAAGACGAGCAAATTATCGTGGTTGAATATGTTGGAAATGGGAATCTCCGAGAACATCTTGATG GTGTAAGGGGAAATGGGCTTGAAATTGCGGAACGTCTGGACATTGCGATCGATGTTGCCCATGCAATTACCTATCTTCATACGTACACAG ATCCTCCTATAATACATAGAGACATAAAAGCATCAAATATCCTTATCACGGAGAAACTCCGGGCGAAAGTGGCGGACTTTGGATTCGCACGACTTGCTACAGAGGATCCCACCGCAACCCACATCTCGACTCAAGTCAAAGGAACTGCAGGCTATGTGGATCCTGAATACACCAGAACTTATCAGCTCACTGACAAAAGCGATGTATACTCCTTTGGTGTATTGCTTGTGGAATTGATGACCGGAAGATATCCAATTGAATCAAAGAAACCGGTCAAGGAACGAGTAACCATACGATGG GCAATGAAGAGATTAAAGGAAGGGGAATTTGTGATAGCGATGGACCCAAAGCTAAGGAGAAGTCCAGCTTCAAACATGGTGGTTGAGAATGTCCTGAAACTGGCACACCAATGCCTTGCACCAGTGAGACAATCCAGGCCAACCATGAAGAAATGTGTGGAGGTCTTGTGGGGAATTCGTAAAGATTACAAAGATAGAGTGTCTTCTACTACTGCTGCTTCTACCTCTCACTGTTCTGCAAATTTTCCTTATAGAAATGCTAAGTCTGACAGGCATTTGTTTGGAATACAAGAGGGTGACAGCTATGGTTTTATTTCTGCATAA
- the LOC107960041 gene encoding protein OCTOPUS produces MTPQPHPHRRQSCRLSSCHRHPATAPLTGFCASCLRERLAGIQNDSPTTTPTSSTTSSTSQFRRCKSCSGGPDPSSSAASEPRRKSCDVRAHSTLHDLFAVDDKMKTLNVDLPCSKVEVFQSFEGGGEEEEEGELKTMKEFIDLECGSKKTSGKSLWEAASVFSKKLRKWRKKQSKKEKSEGLVLEKANRRGLRDTQSEIGEYGLFGRRSCDTDPRLSVDFGRLSVDEPRFSMDEPRASWDGYLIGKQNPRVNEEPSVGEERLSVVKEEERISPGGSAQTRDYYADSLTRRRRSFDRSSSNRRISFGEAEEFKSSISNAKVSPETVGLFHGAKLLVTEKELRDSNWYSNMESASKDVELVANGGVAQKVFNMKKARGWKNVWSMWGLIHRRKQSDFGDEDRSIGGDVGNGRLTESLHKLRRVANGDECKGVRGNMGEGTLADSLEKLTRFANGDESKAIRGNVAAGTLAESLHKLRRVADRVENGNAVREKLLRSYSVSARHSVDGSSFYGGSVIDPKGNGPKRRDNHMLHKNRSVRYSPNNLDNGLLRFYLTPLRSYRRSKSGRSRLRNSNSVGGSIL; encoded by the coding sequence ATGACTCCCCAGCCCCACCCTCATCGGCGTCAGAGCTGCCGTCTGTCTTCCTGTCACCGCCACCCTGCCACCGCGCCCCTCACGGGCTTCTGCGCATCATGTCTCCGGGAACGCCTCGCAGGAATCCAAAACGACTCTCCTACCACAACCCCAACTTCCTCAACCACCTCCTCCACCTCCCAGTTCCGCCGCTGTAAATCCTGCTCCGGCGGCCCTGACCCATCCTCCTCTGCCGCCTCCGAACCCCGCCGTAAATCTTGCGACGTTAGGGCTCACAGTACTCTGCACGATCTTTTCGCCGTCGACGACAAAATGAAAACCCTCAATGTCGACCTCCCTTGTTCGAAAGTTGAAGTTTTTCAAAGCTTTgaaggaggaggagaagaagaagaggaaggggAGTTAAAAACGATGAAGGAATTCATAGATCTTGAATGTGGAAGCAAAAAAACTTCGGGGAAATCTTTATGGGAAGCAGCTTCGGTTTTTAGCAAGAAATTgaggaaatggagaaaaaaacAGAGCAAAAAGGAGAAAAGCGAGGGTTTGGTTCTTGAGAAGGCAAACAGAAGGGGATTAAGAGATACCCAATCGGAGATCGGGGAATATGGGTTGTTTGGAAGAAGATCCTGTGATACTGATCCTAGATTATCAGTTGATTTTGGCCGTTTATCCGTCGATGAGCCAAGGTTTTCCATGGATGAGCCAAGGGCTTCTTGGGATGGTTATTTGATTGGAAAACAGAACCCTAGGGTCAACGAGGAACCAAGTGTTGGGGAAGAAAGATTGAGTGTTGTAAAAGAGGAAGAAAGGATTAGCCCTGGTGGGTCAGCTCAAACGAGAGACTATTACGCGGATTCTTTGACTAGAAGGAGAAGAAGTTTTGACCGTTCTTCTTCCAACAGAAGGATAAGTTTCGGGGAAGCTGAGGAATTTAAGTCTTCCATTTCTAATGCTAAAGTGTCACCCGAGACTGTTGGGCTGTTTCATGGGGCGAAACTGTTGGTTACTGAGAAGGAATTGAGGGATTCCAATTGGTATTCTAATATGGAATCTGCTTCTAAAGATGTTGAACTTGTCGCTAATGGAGGGGTTGCTCAAAAAGTGTTTAACATGAAGAAGGCAAGGGGCTGGAAAAATGTGTGGAGTATGTGGGGTTTGATACATAGGCGAAAACAAAGTGATTTCGGAGATGAGGATAGGAGTATTGGAGGAGATGTAGGTAATGGGAGGCTAACTGAGTCGTTGCACAAGCTTAGAAGGGTGGCTAATGGAGATGAATGTAAAGGTGTTAGAGGAAATATGGGTGAAGGAACACTTGCTGACTCTTTGGAAAAGCTGACTAGGTTTGCCAATGGAGATGAAAGTAAAGCTATAAGAGGAAATGTGGCCGCTGGGACATTGGCAGAGTCCTTGCACAAGTTAAGAAGGGTGGCCGACAGAGTCGAAAATGGGAATGCTGTAAGGGAGAAGCTTCTGCGGAGCTATAGTGTTAGTGCTCGCCATTCGGTTGACGGATCATCTTTCTATGGAGGGAGTGTGATCGATCCTAAAGGCAATGGTCCAAAGAGAAGGGATAATCATATGTTGCACAAGAATAGGAGTGTCAGGTATTCTCCTAACAACCTTGACAATGGTCTATTGCGGTTCTACTTGACACCATTGAGGAGTTATCGGAGAAGCAAATCTGGAAGAAGTAGGCTAAGAAACTCGAACTCTGTAGGTGGTAGTATACTGTAA